The Clostridium chauvoei genome has a window encoding:
- the tenA gene encoding thiaminase II: MKFTDYLFKENKALWDEILQKPFVTEMGKGTLDKIKFRDYLIQDYLYLKEYSKVFCMGVIKSTTMDEMKFYYNSIKGTMEDETAVHIKYLEEFGMSPEDTEKCNVKLVNESYTSYMKGISLTGDVKEIAMAVMPCTWSYQYIGKCMEKTYKDSLEGNFYKPWIDIYASKEFEDFTQEWIDYINEICKDVASEEEKKKLLDIFTKSSIYEMKFWDMAYND, encoded by the coding sequence ATGAAATTTACAGATTATTTATTTAAGGAAAATAAAGCACTTTGGGATGAAATATTACAAAAGCCATTTGTTACAGAAATGGGAAAAGGAACATTAGATAAAATTAAGTTTAGAGATTATCTTATACAAGATTATTTATACTTAAAAGAATACTCAAAGGTTTTTTGTATGGGTGTCATTAAATCAACAACGATGGATGAAATGAAATTTTATTATAATTCAATAAAAGGAACTATGGAGGATGAAACTGCTGTTCATATAAAATATTTAGAAGAGTTTGGAATGTCTCCAGAAGATACAGAAAAGTGTAATGTTAAATTAGTAAATGAAAGTTACACAAGCTATATGAAGGGTATTTCTTTAACGGGAGATGTAAAGGAGATTGCTATGGCTGTTATGCCTTGTACTTGGAGTTATCAATATATAGGAAAATGTATGGAAAAAACATACAAAGATTCATTAGAAGGAAACTTCTATAAACCATGGATAGATATATATGCATCAAAGGAATTCGAAGATTTTACACAAGAGTGGATAGATTATATAAATGAAATATGTAAAGATGTAGCAAGTGAAGAAGAGAAGAAAAAATTATTAGACATATTCACTAAATCAAGTATATATGAAATGAAGTTCTGGGATATGGCTTATAATGACTAA
- a CDS encoding LacI family DNA-binding transcriptional regulator: MNIIEIAKLAGVSKSTVSRYLNNGYVSDESREKIKKVIEETGFLPQRHAKSMRTKKTNLVGVIVPKISTETAPRVVEGITEILSPHNYDVLIANTNLSIEKEIEYLKIFKSNQVDGIIFMATKITDKHLEVMREVKVPIVVVAQKVNEYPSVYHDDYNASKEIVGELLYKGHRNIGFIGVYEEDISVGYERKRGYIDKLKETSIEIIEDNIKIGDFSEKSGFKLTRELMNRKDKPTAIFTATDNIAFGAVQYLLQNNYRIPEDVAIISIGDSKISRVITPKLTTMHYYYKTSGRKSAEMMLDLLNKGVTSSKNIEKNLKLTYRLEKRDSV; encoded by the coding sequence TTGAATATAATAGAAATAGCTAAATTAGCTGGGGTATCTAAATCAACAGTATCAAGGTACTTAAATAATGGATATGTTAGTGATGAATCTAGAGAGAAGATAAAAAAAGTTATAGAAGAAACAGGTTTTTTACCTCAAAGACATGCAAAAAGTATGAGAACTAAGAAAACTAATCTTGTAGGTGTCATTGTACCTAAAATAAGCACAGAAACTGCACCTAGAGTAGTTGAAGGAATTACAGAGATACTTTCACCACACAATTATGATGTATTAATTGCAAATACGAATCTTTCTATAGAAAAAGAAATTGAATATTTAAAGATATTTAAGAGTAATCAAGTAGATGGGATTATATTTATGGCAACTAAAATTACTGATAAACATTTAGAGGTTATGAGGGAAGTTAAAGTACCTATAGTAGTAGTAGCTCAAAAGGTAAATGAATATCCATCAGTTTATCATGATGACTACAATGCATCTAAAGAAATAGTAGGAGAGTTACTATATAAAGGACACAGAAATATAGGATTTATAGGTGTTTATGAAGAAGATATATCAGTAGGATATGAAAGAAAAAGGGGATATATCGATAAGTTAAAAGAAACATCTATAGAAATAATTGAAGATAATATAAAAATAGGTGATTTTTCAGAAAAAAGTGGGTTTAAATTAACTAGAGAATTGATGAATAGAAAAGATAAGCCTACAGCTATTTTTACTGCAACAGACAATATTGCATTTGGAGCAGTTCAGTATTTATTACAAAATAATTATAGAATTCCAGAAGATGTTGCTATTATAAGCATAGGAGATTCAAAAATATCAAGAGTAATAACTCCTAAATTAACAACTATGCATTATTACTATAAGACCTCAGGTAGGAAGAGCGCAGAAATGATGTTAGATTTATTGAATAAAGGTGTAACTTCATCTAAAAATATAGAAAAAAATCTAAAATTAACCTATAGACTAGAAAAAAGAGATAGTGTATAA
- the thiM gene encoding hydroxyethylthiazole kinase yields the protein MYQLINKVKEVNPLVLHYTNEVTINDCANITLALGASPLMSYSYEEVDGIVNIASAVVINIGTMNSNRLDLFVQAGKAANKFNKPVILDPVGVFATKTRADFTNRLLNEIKFDVVKGNVSEIKYIGGFDVRGKGVDSFDDGEDITEVIKKVAKKLECVVVATGKTDFISDGEKVIKIDNGTTKLKSVTGTGCMIASLIGSYLGASNDKLNSAAMGVLTMSLSGELADKNNISIGSFKTELMNNIYEMNEEKLRKYGRVK from the coding sequence ATGTATCAATTAATTAACAAAGTTAAGGAAGTAAATCCATTAGTATTACATTATACAAATGAGGTAACTATAAATGACTGTGCTAATATAACTTTAGCTTTAGGAGCAAGTCCATTAATGAGTTATTCTTATGAAGAAGTAGATGGAATTGTTAATATAGCAAGTGCAGTAGTAATAAACATTGGAACTATGAATTCAAATAGACTTGATTTGTTTGTACAAGCAGGCAAGGCAGCAAATAAATTTAATAAGCCAGTTATACTAGACCCAGTAGGAGTTTTTGCAACAAAAACAAGAGCTGATTTTACTAATAGATTATTAAATGAAATAAAATTTGATGTTGTAAAAGGAAATGTTTCTGAAATTAAATATATAGGTGGCTTCGATGTTAGAGGTAAAGGTGTAGACTCCTTTGATGATGGAGAAGATATAACAGAAGTTATAAAGAAAGTAGCTAAAAAGCTAGAGTGTGTTGTAGTTGCTACAGGAAAGACAGATTTTATATCAGATGGAGAAAAAGTTATAAAAATAGATAATGGAACAACTAAACTTAAGAGTGTTACAGGTACAGGATGTATGATAGCAAGTTTAATTGGTAGTTATTTAGGAGCTTCTAATGATAAATTAAATTCAGCTGCTATGGGAGTACTTACTATGTCATTAAGTGGTGAGTTAGCTGATAAAAATAATATTTCCATTGGTAGTTTTAAAACAGAGTTGATGAATAATATTTATGAGATGAATGAAGAAAAGTTAAGAAAATATGGGAGGGTAAAATAA
- the thiE gene encoding thiamine phosphate synthase — MKSLKLYLVTDTSILEGRDFYECIEDALKGGVTMLQLREKDCSGKEFLEKAIKLRELTKKYNVEFIINDRVDIALLCDADGVHVGQSDIPANEVRKLIGPNKILGVSARTIEEARKAKDDGADYLGVGAMFGTNTKLDAKHVSIETLKEIKKEVNIPIVAIGGLNLDNMELIKECNIEGYAVISAILRKDNIKAECEKWIIKI; from the coding sequence ATGAAAAGCTTAAAATTATATTTAGTAACTGATACATCTATTTTAGAAGGTAGAGATTTTTATGAATGTATAGAAGATGCCTTAAAGGGTGGAGTAACGATGCTTCAGTTAAGGGAAAAAGACTGCTCAGGAAAAGAATTTCTAGAAAAAGCTATAAAACTTAGAGAACTAACTAAAAAATATAATGTTGAATTTATAATAAATGATAGAGTTGATATAGCATTATTATGTGATGCAGATGGAGTTCATGTTGGACAAAGTGATATACCAGCAAATGAGGTTAGAAAGCTAATAGGGCCTAATAAAATATTAGGTGTATCTGCAAGAACTATAGAAGAAGCTAGAAAAGCAAAGGATGATGGAGCAGATTATTTAGGGGTTGGAGCCATGTTTGGAACAAATACTAAATTAGATGCAAAACATGTTTCTATAGAGACTTTAAAAGAAATTAAGAAAGAAGTTAATATTCCAATAGTTGCAATTGGTGGATTAAACCTAGATAATATGGAATTAATCAAAGAATGCAATATAGAAGGTTATGCTGTAATTTCAGCAATATTAAGAAAAGACAATATAAAAGCTGAATGTGAAAAATGGATAATAAAAATATAA
- the thiD gene encoding bifunctional hydroxymethylpyrimidine kinase/phosphomethylpyrimidine kinase, whose protein sequence is MSNYRIPTLTIAGSDSSGGAGIQADLKTFSAIGTYGMSVITAITAQNTQGVFDVEDLSKEIIQKQIDVVFEDIEPAAVKIGMVSNPEIILGIVETLKKYNPKYLVIDPVMISKSGYSLLKPEAKKNLIEYLIPMAYVLTPNTMEAEEISGIEINNLEDMKVAGKKILELGPKYVLMKGGHLDGDAVDVLIGKNTFELYKQERINRKNTHGTGCTLSSAITSHLALGYEIEKAVALSKEYITEAIRHSFDIGKGVGPVNHFYRFENR, encoded by the coding sequence ATGAGTAATTACAGAATTCCAACATTAACGATAGCAGGATCAGATTCTTCTGGAGGAGCAGGTATACAAGCTGATTTAAAAACATTTAGTGCTATAGGTACTTATGGTATGAGTGTAATAACAGCAATAACAGCTCAAAATACACAAGGTGTATTTGATGTTGAAGATTTAAGCAAGGAAATAATTCAAAAGCAAATAGATGTAGTTTTTGAAGATATAGAACCAGCAGCTGTAAAAATAGGAATGGTATCAAATCCAGAAATAATATTAGGAATAGTAGAAACTTTAAAAAAATACAATCCTAAGTATTTAGTAATAGATCCAGTTATGATATCAAAGAGTGGATATTCATTATTAAAGCCTGAAGCTAAGAAAAACTTAATAGAATATCTTATACCAATGGCATATGTATTAACTCCAAATACAATGGAAGCAGAAGAAATATCAGGAATAGAAATAAATAACTTAGAGGATATGAAAGTTGCTGGTAAGAAAATATTAGAACTTGGACCTAAGTATGTTCTTATGAAAGGTGGTCACTTAGATGGTGATGCTGTTGATGTTCTTATAGGTAAAAATACTTTTGAACTTTATAAGCAAGAAAGAATAAATAGAAAGAATACTCATGGAACAGGATGTACATTATCATCAGCAATAACATCACATTTGGCTTTAGGTTATGAAATAGAAAAAGCGGTAGCATTAAGTAAAGAATATATAACAGAAGCTATTAGACATAGTTTTGATATAGGTAAAGGCGTAGGACCTGTTAATCACTTTTATAGATTTGAAAATAGATAA